One segment of Gadus chalcogrammus isolate NIFS_2021 chromosome 8, NIFS_Gcha_1.0, whole genome shotgun sequence DNA contains the following:
- the LOC130387952 gene encoding uncharacterized protein LOC130387952, whose product MTDVSESSQIFTATTPGYTDSKYIVSARCLLELFEKCPICKRPSEVTPCRRGTFLAVYQKCPHCGFYREWKSQPVIGSCPIINLQQSAAIYFTGTSFFQLQKVFKAMHLKSIGYTTFRRHARTYLEPAVIHKWHQFQEEELQFLSQRKVKIGGDMRADSPGHCAKYGSYSLINLENNNIIDTQLVQSNEVGGSHNMEKEGLKRSLELLESKGVAVDYIVTDRHPQIQKFLRDRNVKHFYDVWHLAKGLSKKLDKVSKEKDCDIVKRWRRGISNHVYWAATSSSTGAEKVAKWTSLINHIQNIHSHDNPAFPKCLHPVRRTRDPKKWFQPGTKALYKVEKILTSKRVLTRVANRPS is encoded by the exons ATGACAGATGTGTCAGAATCCTCACAGATATT CACCGCCACTACACCTGGCTACACCGATTCCAAGTACATCGTTAGCGCGAGATGCCTACTTGAGCTTTTTGAAAAGTGTCCCATTTGCAAACGGCCATCTGAAGTAACACCATGCAGACGTGGTACATTCTTGGCCGTTTACCAGAAATGTCCTCACTGCGGGTTTTACAGAGAGTGGAAAAGTCAGCCTGTCATTGGGAGCTGCCCCATCATCAACCTCCAACAGTCTGCTGCCATATATTTCACGGGCACTTCATTTTTCCAGTTGCAAAAG GTATTCAAAGCCATGCACCTGAAATCAATTGGATATACCACATTCAGAAGGCATGCACGGACTTATTTGGAGCCAGCAGTGATCCACAAATGGCATCAGTTTCAGGAAGAAGAATTGCAGTTTCTGAGCCAGAGAAAGGTTAAAATTGGCGGAGATATGAGGGCAGACTCACCAG GTCATTGCGCAAAGTATGGCAGCTATTCCTTGATTAACCTGGAGAACAACAACATTATTGACACACAACTTGTCCAG AGCAATGAGGTTGGAGGTAGTCACAATATGGAGAAGGAGGGTCTGAAAAGAAGCCTTGAACTTCTGGAGTCGAAGGGTGTGGCAGTGGACTACATTGTCACTGACCGCCATCCCCAGATACAAAAGTTTCTTCGGGATCGCAATGTGAAGCACTTCTATGACGTCTGGCACCTTGCAAAGG GTCTGTCTAAGAAATTGGACAAGGTGTCGAAAGAGAAGGACTGTGACATTGTGAAGAGGTGGCGGCGTGGCATCAGCAACCACGTCTACTGGGCAGCAACATCATCATCCACCGGGGCTGAAAAGGTGGCTAAATGGACCTCATTGATAAACCACATTCAGAACATACACAGCCACGACAACccagctttccccaaatgcctCCACCCTGTTCGCCGAACAAGAGATCCTAAAAAGTGGTTTCAGCCAG GCACCAAAGCCCTCTATAAAGTGGAAAAAATCCTTACCAGCAAGAGGGTCCTGActagggttgccaaccgtccc